One window of the Etheostoma spectabile isolate EspeVRDwgs_2016 chromosome 16, UIUC_Espe_1.0, whole genome shotgun sequence genome contains the following:
- the nup214 gene encoding nuclear pore complex protein Nup214 isoform X4, whose amino-acid sequence MSDEADSPPEREMKDFQFRQMKKTRVFNPAEDLPKERTSLLTISNKFGLTFVGLHKTFKVYLTQDILSDKFDGNTNEIVEGTAALAEVNVDLALHHLALSCDELTLSVCGMTEEAGLSITFYDVRTFMNKARPQKLPFASLLPAVHPGSLVQDLKWNPGQASMLAVCLSDGRMMILDVTDNVKVQAELPASSGITCLCWSPKGKQVAAGKMNSTVSQYTPALEEKKVIPCPHFYTSDEPVKVLDVLWLRTFVFAVVYAAADGSLETPPELVLISLPKKDEKVDIKYLNFSDSVYGSCTERQHHYFLSHVEDWDLVFAASAASIEVSVIAAREDKLWELWILEDASRAELPVTDTNEDTLPLGLAIDYTSQQDIYITDEKTLPPAPTMLMLSTEGLLCPFALLNINPGVKQLVSAPTALPLAGERQPKPGSLAAQPPKIAASFPSVPATFTNLGLTSASAPIPSAPAAASSASPFSMVPTAPVSSASSSFSFSVPTTCSTSAPAFSLEVATTFGSGSSGFSFTSKPPSDTPSAPSAFSFTPSIKPSAVAAPVPAPTPQSIATASQPTVKLNLNERFSALETPAPPSFSFNSLLPKTVASNSSSLTAPPLSATKPPAVLTPVRPVQTSTPPAVVQKPAPAAQGRIQTPQAALSVKALEKQLQQKKESDPIMAGILEEIAHFQKELDDLKARSTRADFKVGTNEEMKELRKESEDLHIFTLEIKETTESLHGDIGALKTTLLEGFAGAEEAKAQSELSRDRNYRQLLYKKPLDPRSEEQLKEIRRLYQYVMFAVEDVNDVLDVEWEKHLEKKKKQKHMVVPGREGLFTTLANNLYIINQQKNRLDQFIKQLTSLRLYNKNTTPTIHCSSATATAAGLESELDSLRDALLKARLDPSPPKTKPKSPVKISPVKQSQLRNFLSKGQMPPVRSTAPANLSRSAFLSPKYYEDLDDVSSTSSLSLEPHPADLEEEELQPEPLPLTVIPPVLSTPRHPTVVRTPSVLPGFGAIQSTPLTKMNSIQGMGFGLSPIASPVPTNMINLSGAESTALATKTVKHGAPPTERNIPVTIPAQQAAANAAVRRQMANQKTAVVSASLTESTLKTVPQVVNVQELKDKGPPMPVSNISSSVPDPGAPVFTTVFSNQAKRNPTQVMQKMSAESTTTTPTSFVFGQSSKPDVSVAPASSVEQNTSKGFSFASGSTGFSFASVTQGAGISQVKDVNKFSFGGNGKMMFGQAIEEPFSLTPKSTSPALVTGSPTLPPYPSDDKPASTTTASRIEPPPLKTIGGETLGCFSGLRVGHGEEAKDSSTKPAAGSFTSGEIGLGMDKGAQFSFVAGPQKSADDSTGADLSKGVVSGSLFKPPEPNPKPVFSVTQSSSTASASPTSFGSLLAASLDASEEPKVSPQHSEPTPPPDKEPSTGPVVESALVVPEPTVDTTFTETTATTVTAPTPPLPLATAAPTQDPPSSINEPTEAIPQSTTSAAATVDATPDSTTTAAPLPTYTAAVTPVSQVAPPAFQVPISDKPGSIFTQPAPTITDSSSLGLTPVISTVAAATTSTTPAVVNSTTTDASTVFGQPAAPPASTAPTAPASTGFGSTAFGTSTGTVFGKSVFGQVSGFGQPASNTETSGGFSFGQSAFGASSNSATTGGGLFGAATATNASSFSFGTSSAITASSTGSGLFGQTTTPAFGQSSGFGQAPVFGSNTTTSSSTGFSFGQPSAFGCSSATPVFGQQASSGSVFGQQPSSGGTLFGSNSANTAGSAAGGGFFSGLGGKPSEDAANKNPFGTSVSTGGFGQPAQTGANTLFGNSSAKTFGFGQSSFGEQKPSGTFSTGAGSVASQGFGSFSSPAKSGGFGSAPVFGSPPSFGSTQAFGSAAAFGSSPSFPNNMVPSAGKVFGEGTAAANMGGFGFASPPSGPSFGALANQSAPSFGGLAQQGSGFGSQPSSFSGFGQQPQAGGFSGNTFGSANQSSPQTFASWRS is encoded by the exons gactTTCAGTTTCGTCAGATGAAGAAAACAAGAGTCTTTAACCCTGCTGAAGATTTGCCCAAAGAAAGAACTAGTCTGCTTACCATCTCTAACAAATTTGGTTTAACTTTTGTAGGACTCCATAAAACATTCAAAGTTTACCTAACTCAAGACATTCTGTCTGATAAATTTGACGGTAACACCAACGAAATAG TTGAGGGGACAGCAGCATTAGCGGAGGTTAATGTGGATCTGGCTCTGCACCACTTGGCTCTCAGTTGTGATGAACTTACTTTATCAGTATGTGGCATGACTGAGGAGGCGGGTTTGTCCATCACATTCTATGATGTCCGCACCTTCATGAACAAG GCAAGACCACAGAAGCTACCTTTTGCATCCCTGCTGCCAGCAGTACACCCTGGCAGTTTAGTGCAAGACCTGAAGTGGAATCCTGGACAGGCATCCATgttggctgtctgtctgtctgacggCCGTATGATGATTTTGGATGTTACTGACAATGTCAAAGTTCAGGCCGAGCTACCTGCTTCAAGTGGCATTACATGTC TTTGCTGGAGTCCAAAAGGAAAACAAGTTGCTGCAGGAAAAATGAATTCCACAGTCAGTCAGTATACACCA GCACtagaagaaaagaaagtgaTCCCATGTCCACACTTCTATACCTCTGATGAACCTGTCAAAG TTCTGGATGTGCTGTGGCTGAGAACCTTTGTGTTTGCAGTGGTATATGCTGCTGCAGATGGCTCCCTTGAGACCCCTCCTGAACTAGTGTTGATTTCCCTTCCT aagAAGGATGAGAAGGTGGACATAAAGTATTTGAACTTTAGTGACTCAGTGTACGGAAGCTGCACTGAGCGACAACACCACTACTTTCTTAGCCATGTAGAGGACTG GGACCTTGTGTTTGCGGCATCTGCAGCTTCTATTGAAGTCAGCGTCATAGCCGCCAGAGAGGACAAG CTCTGGGAGCTTTGGATCCTGGAAGATGCGAGTAGGGCTGAGCTTCCAGTGACTGACACAAATGAAGATACTCTGCCCCTTGGCTTAGCCATAGACTACACCAGCCAGCAGGATATCTACATCA CTGATGAGAAGACCTTGCCCCCAGCGCCCACAATGCTGATGCTTTCCACGGAGGGATTACTCTGCCCATTTGCTCTGCTCAACATTAATCCTGGGGTTAAGCAACTGGTCTCAGCTCCCACTGCCCTTCCCTTGGCTGGGGAAAGACAACCCAAGCCAG GTTCTTTGGCAGCCCAACCACCCAAAATAGCTGCCTCCTTCCCATCTGTCCCAGCAACATTCACAAATCTTGGTCTTACTTCAGCGTCTGCTCCTATTCCTTCAGCCCCTGCTGCAGCTTCCTCCGCTTCCCCGTTCAGCATGGTTCCCACAGCTCCTGTTTCATCGGCATCATCAAGCTTTAGTTTCTCAGTGCCAACTACATGCTCCACCTCTGCACCAGCTTTCTCCCTGGAGGTAGCTACAACTTTTGGTTCAGGGTCCTCAGGCTTCTCCTTTACCTCCAAACCTCCCTCTGACACTCCTTCAGCACCTTCAGCGTTTTCTTTCACCCCTTCCATCAAACCATCAGCAGTGGCAGCTCCAGTTCCAGCTCCAACACCCCAGAGCATTGCTACTGCCTCTCAACCAACAGTGAAACTTAATCTAAATGAGAG GTTTTCAGCACTGGAGACTCCTGCACCACCATCTTTCTCCTTTAATTCCTTGCTGCCCAAAACAGTTGCTTCCAATTCCAGTAGTTTGACCGCCCCTCCACTCTCAGCCACTAAGCCACCCGCTGTTTTGA CTCCAGTGCGTCCAGTTCAGACCAGCACACCACCTGCAGTTGTCCAGAAACCTGCTCCTGCTGCCCAGGGCCGTATCCAAACCCCACAG GCGGCTCTTAGTGTGAAGGCCCTGGAGAAACAGCTACAGCAAAAGAAAGAATCTGATCCCATTATGGCTGGTATATTGGAAGAG ATTGCACACTTCCAGAAGGAGTTAGATGATCTTAAGGCACGAAGCACAAGAGCTGACTTCAAGGTTGGCACAAATGAGGAGATGAAGGAGTTGAGGAAAGAGTCAGAGGACCTCCACATTTTCACCTTGGAGATCAAGGAAACAACAGAG tctCTCCATGGGGACATTGGTGCACTGAAGACCACCTTACTTGAGGGCTTTGCTGGGGCAGAAGAAGCAAAGGCTCAGAGTGAGCTGAGCAGAGATAGAAATTACAGACAGCTGCTGTACAAAAAACCTCTGGACCCCCGAAGTGAGGAACAGCTCAAG GAGATTCGCAGGCTTTACCAGTATGTAATGTTTGCTGTGGAAGATGTAAATGACGTACTGGATGTGGAATGGGAGAAACAcctggagaagaagaaaaagcagaa ACACATGGTTGTGCCAGGGCGTGAGGGACTATTTACTACACTGGCCAACAACCTGTACATTATCAACCAGCAGAAGAACAGATTGGACCAGTTTATTAAGCAACTCACTTCACTGCGCCTCTACAACAAGAATACCACTCCAACTATACACTGCAGTTCTGCTACAGCAACAGCTGCTGG CTTGGAAAGCGAGCTTGATAGTTTACGGGATGCACTCCTGAAAGCCAGACTGGACCCCTCCCCTCCTAAGACAAAACCCAAATCTCCAG TCAAGATATCGCCAGTGAAACAGTCCCAGCTGCGTAACTTTCTCTCAAAGGGGCAGATGCCTCCTGTCCGCTCAACTGCACCAG CCAACCTGTCTCGCTCTGCCTTCCTTTCACCTAAATACTACGAGGACTTGGATGATGTAAGCTCTACGTCCTCCCTGTCCCTGGAGCCTCACCCAGCTGacttggaggaggaggaactgCAGCCAGAACCCCTTCCCCTTACTGTCATTCCTCCAGTATTGTCCACCCCCCGCCACCCCACAGTTGTGAGAACCCCCTCTGTCCTGCCAGGCTTTGGGGCGATACAGTCCACCCCTTTAACAAAAATGAACTCAATACAGGGTATGGGGTTTGGACTCAGCCCAATTGCCAGCCCTG TTCCAACCAACATGATCAACCTCAGCGGGGCTGAAAGCACTGCTCTTGCCACAAAGACAGTAAAACATGGAGCCCCACCAACTGAGAGGAACATCCCTGTCACCATCCCGGCCCAACAAGCTGCAGCCAATGCCGCTGTACGTAGGCAGATGGCCAATCAGAAGACAG ctgtcGTCAGTGCTTCCTTGACAGAGTCCACTTTGAAGACTGTTCCTCAGGTGGTCAATGTCCAGGAGCTCAAGGACAAAGGGCCTCCAATGCCGGTTTCCAATATCAG CTCATCGGTACCAGATCCAGGAGCTCCGGTCTTTACAACAGTTTTTTCCAACCAGGCCAAACGA AACCCTACCCAAGTTATGCAGAAGATGTCTGCTGAAAGTACAACAACTACACCGACAAGCTTTGTGTTTG GTCAATCATCCAAACCGGATGTTTCAGTGGCTCCAGCTAGCTCAGTAGAGCAAAACACCAGCAAAGGTTTCTCCTTCGCATCAGG GTCCACAGGCTTCAGCTTTGCTTCTGTTACACAGGGAGCTGGAATCTCCCAAG TGAAGGATGTGAATAAATTTTCCTTTGGTGGAAATGGCAAGATGATGTTTGGCCAGGCTATAGAGGAGCCATTCTCCCTCACCCCAAAGTCCACCTCCCCTGCTCTTGTCACTGGGTCACCCACCCTGCCTCCATACCCGTCAGATGACAAACCTGCCTCTACCACAACTGCCTCCAGGATAGAGCCTCCACCCCTAAAGACAATTGGAGGGGAAACTCTGGGCTGTTTCTCTGGACTGCGTGTGGGCCACGGAGAAGAAGCGAAAGATTCATCCACAAAACCAGCTGCTGGCTCATTTACCTCTGGAGAAATTGGACTTGGTATGGACAAGGGAGCACAGTTTAGCTTTGTTGCAGGTCCCCAAAAGTCTGCAGATGATTCTACTGGAGCAGACTTGTCCAAGGGGGTGGTGTCAGGCAGTTTGTTCAAACCTCCTGAACCGAACCCCAAGCCGGTCTTCTCTGTTACCCAGTCTAGCTCAACTGCCTCAGCTTCACCTACGTCTTTCGGTAGTCTTCTTGCAGCTTCTTTAGATGCCTCAGAGGAGCCAAAGGTTTCCCCACAACATTCAGAACCCACACCACCCCCTGATAAAGAACCTAGTACTGGACCTGTTGTAGAAAGCGCCCTTGTAGTACCTGAGCCCACAGTGGATACAACCTTCACAGAAACAACAGCAACCACAGTTACAGCACCAACACCCCCACTTCCTTTGGCCACAGCAGCTCCTACCCAAGACCCACCCTCCTCCATCAATGAACCAACTGAAGCAATCCCTCAAAGTACAACCAGTGCAGCTGCCACAGTAGATGCCACCCCAGACAGCACCACCACCGCCGCTCCTCTGCCTACTTACACTGCTGCTGTAACTCCTGTCTCCCAGGTAGCTCCACCAGCGTTCCAGGTGCCCATTTCTGACAAACCAGGGTCCATTTTTACTCAACCCGCCCCTACAATAACAGACAGCAGTTCCCTTGGACTTACACCCGTTATCAGCACAGTGGCTGCTGCAACCACCTCCACTACCCCTGCTGTTGTTAACAGTACTACAACTGATGCTAGCACTGTGTTTGGGCAACCTGCTGCACCTCCTGCTTCCACTGCTCCTACAGCCCCAGCATCCACAGGATTTGGCTCAACAGCGTTTGGTACATCAACTGGAACTGTTTTTGGCAAATCTGTGTTTGGCCAGGTGAGTGGCTTTGGCCAGCCTGCCAGCAACACTGAAACATCCGGGGGCTTTTCGTTTGGCCAATCAGCATTTGGAGCAAGCTCTAACAGTGCGACTACTGGAGGAGGACTTTTTGGTGCTGCTACTGCTACCAATGCCAGTTCCTTCTCTTTTGGCACGAGCAGTGCCATCACAGCCAGCAGCACTGGCTCAGGGCTGTTTggacaaactacaacaccagcATTTGGCCAGAGCTCTGGATTTGGCCAAGCGCCTGTGTTTGGGAGTAACACCACCACATCCTCGTCTACAGGGTTCAGTTTTGGACAGCCCTCAG CTTTTGGCTGCTCTTCTGCCACCCCTGTGTTTGGCCAACAAGCTAGCAGCGGGAGTGTATTTGGACAG CAGCCATCATCTGGTGGGACTCTGTTTGGCTCAAATTCAGCCAATACAGCCGGCTCAGCTGCTGGTGGAGGGTTCTTCTCTGGCCTTGGAGGCAAACCAAGCGAAGATGCTGCCAACAAGAACCCATTTGGCACCAGTGTCTCCACAGGAGGGTTTGGGCAGCCTGCTCAGACAG GTGCCAACACTCTGTTTGGGAATAGCAGTGCCAAGACCTTTGGTTTTGGACAGTCGTCCTTTGGTGAGCAGAAACCTAGTGGGACCTTCAGCACCGGTGCAGGGAGTGTCGCATCTCAGGGATTTGGCTCCTTCTCTTCCCCTGCAAAATCAG GTGGTTTTGGCAGTGCTCCAGTGTTTGGGAGCCCCCCTTCCTTTGGTAGTACCCAAGCATTTGGTTCTGCAGCAGCATTTGGCTCAAGCCCTTCGTTCCCAAACAACATGGTTCCCTCGGCTGGTAAAGTCTTTGGAGAGGGAACAGCAGCTGCCAACATGGGAGGATTTGG ATTTGCCTCACCTCCCAGCGGCCCATCCTTTGGTGctctagccaatcagagtgcgCCATCATTTGGGGGCCTGGCCCAGCAGGGCTCTGGGTTTGGAAGTCAGCCTAGCAGCTTCTCAGGCTTTGGACAACAGCCACAGGCAGGAG GTTTTTCTGGAAACACCTTTGGCTCTGCAAACCA ATCAAGTCCGCAAACATTTGCCAGTTGGAGAAGCTAG